The Pseudalkalibacillus hwajinpoensis DNA window GTGATAATCATGGAGATTTCTTGTATAGAAATCGATCACACTATGCGTCACCTTTGTTTTTTCGTTATAAAAAGAGAGGGGTGTATGCTCTTCCACCTCAACCAGATAAAGCGTCGGCTCCCCTTTAGAAGAAAGTGACAGCATAGCAGTCCCAGAAGATTCATCATGGTGAATGAGGCTCAACTGAAGAGTTTCCGTGTACCAATAAACAGATCTCTGTAAATTGGTAACCGGAATTTCAATCGTTGCTATTTTACTAATATGCATAGTAATACCTCCTCGTAAAATTACGATTAAAGAATATAAAAC harbors:
- a CDS encoding VOC family protein; this encodes MHISKIATIEIPVTNLQRSVYWYTETLQLSLIHHDESSGTAMLSLSSKGEPTLYLVEVEEHTPLSFYNEKTKVTHSVIDFYTRNLHDYHAYLSEQGVEVGSLPIEAGKQGGFGFQDPDGNWLSVCNINPVP